From the Saccharobesus litoralis genome, one window contains:
- a CDS encoding type II toxin-antitoxin system RelE/ParE family toxin gives MQKNKYKLSKLAQAHLRKIKSYTVSNLSETQWRSYKDTLLIGFQMLADNPALGRCCDDIYPNGFYFPVGKHIAYFTKEDGFILIVAVLGQTQLPQNHL, from the coding sequence ATGCAAAAGAATAAATACAAACTGAGTAAATTAGCTCAGGCTCATTTACGAAAAATCAAAAGCTATACCGTCAGTAATTTATCAGAAACACAATGGCGAAGCTACAAAGATACGCTACTGATTGGATTTCAAATGCTTGCAGATAACCCAGCACTTGGTCGCTGTTGCGACGATATTTACCCAAACGGTTTTTATTTCCCTGTCGGCAAGCACATTGCTTATTTTACAAAAGAAGACGGCTTTATTTTAATAGTGGCTGTACTCGGTCAAACACAACTTCCACAAAATCACTTGTAA
- a CDS encoding protein-export chaperone SecB: MNKLTLARTIVERLNIERAEVPSEEEDRFHLTHNAGFNPEELPNNFCVNFYLEIYLEEGFKMELQYFAEFDLDSPIDQEFMDSSFPHVNAPAIAYPYLRSTVSTVCLNSGYNPVILPTINFQAMYKRSIEEQEDEKLESR, translated from the coding sequence ATGAACAAATTGACACTGGCTAGAACTATAGTAGAGCGCTTAAATATTGAGCGTGCAGAAGTTCCGAGCGAGGAAGAAGATAGATTCCATTTAACCCACAACGCAGGCTTCAATCCTGAAGAATTGCCGAATAACTTCTGTGTAAACTTTTATCTAGAAATATACCTAGAAGAAGGTTTTAAAATGGAGCTGCAATATTTTGCTGAATTTGATTTGGACAGTCCAATAGATCAAGAGTTTATGGATAGTTCATTTCCGCACGTTAATGCGCCTGCTATAGCCTACCCTTACCTAAGATCAACGGTGTCAACAGTATGCTTAAACTCTGGATACAACCCAGTGATATTACCTACAATTAACTTTCAGGCCATGTATAAACGTAGCATAGAAGAACAAGAAGATGAAAAACTAGAAAGCCGCTAA
- a CDS encoding type II toxin-antitoxin system Phd/YefM family antitoxin produces MHTLTANDAKRNFGELLLSAQREPIKISKNNKDAVVVMSIKDFEELEAMKADYIKHCFESAKQDLAQGNVVDGEDFLNAL; encoded by the coding sequence ATGCACACATTAACGGCAAATGATGCAAAACGTAATTTTGGCGAATTACTACTCAGTGCTCAACGTGAACCAATAAAGATTAGCAAAAACAACAAAGACGCGGTTGTTGTAATGTCTATTAAGGACTTTGAAGAATTAGAGGCAATGAAAGCTGACTACATTAAACATTGTTTCGAATCCGCTAAACAAGACCTAGCACAAGGTAATGTGGTTGATGGTGAAGACTTTTTAAACGCCTTATAA
- a CDS encoding BNR-4 repeat-containing protein, which yields MKFVKLACVLLTSTLVLLGCQANNGQSNKAANRAKVTSSPTPVLTSAPAVNSNSVDYFTDNGLSNSVSTLQHPAGEYFNGVTYVTYQGLLEDAYVAAYNHKTKQWVGPFKAGTSAMGKDPKRKIDNHGKPALIVDDLGYIHIAFGGHGGTPDMGENDLGNYNYGKLKHVVSKRPYDISEWQELDNVSPFGTYNQWVKTSNGDLYLFYRHGAHQSNWVYQKSTDHGRTFGERVSVFKTQKRDDGLGVDSWYGYFSEGKNDTIALTYIYHRCGNNHANGKHLGERTNGYYMQMDTKTGVWTNVQGEPVATPIDRATANQKTLVMKNDHTENWSGITTVHHDEKGYPHLRFDQGHHKNRHQGGPKRPKYYRWNGEKWLIGKGGQLPISKGDHIVHSPMQISALLASRDKEKNSIIAWRHSNDGGKTFKQGDVLLARKNNGFEVTSIIHNAHPDALMLVAGKEKSTHLRKMYLVGVNGPIQRAKEQAHHVNESFAARYNIKKK from the coding sequence ATGAAGTTTGTTAAACTTGCTTGCGTGTTATTAACTAGCACCTTGGTCTTGCTTGGCTGCCAAGCTAATAACGGTCAATCGAATAAAGCCGCTAACAGGGCTAAGGTTACCTCGTCTCCTACACCTGTACTCACATCCGCACCAGCAGTAAACAGTAATAGCGTTGACTACTTTACCGATAATGGTCTTAGTAATTCGGTTTCAACTTTACAACACCCAGCCGGTGAATATTTTAATGGCGTCACTTACGTTACCTATCAAGGCTTGCTGGAAGATGCTTATGTTGCCGCCTACAACCACAAAACCAAACAGTGGGTTGGTCCGTTTAAAGCCGGTACCAGTGCAATGGGTAAGGATCCAAAACGTAAAATTGATAATCATGGTAAGCCTGCGTTAATTGTTGATGACCTAGGCTATATTCATATTGCGTTTGGTGGGCATGGCGGCACGCCAGACATGGGTGAAAACGATTTAGGTAACTACAACTATGGCAAGTTAAAACACGTTGTTTCAAAACGCCCGTACGACATATCCGAATGGCAAGAACTCGATAACGTTTCGCCATTTGGTACTTATAATCAATGGGTAAAAACCAGTAATGGTGATCTGTATTTATTCTATCGCCATGGGGCTCATCAAAGTAACTGGGTTTACCAAAAGTCTACTGACCATGGTCGCACCTTTGGTGAAAGAGTTTCTGTTTTTAAAACCCAAAAACGCGATGACGGTTTAGGGGTCGATTCTTGGTATGGCTATTTTAGTGAAGGCAAGAACGACACAATCGCCCTAACTTATATTTATCACCGTTGTGGTAACAATCATGCCAATGGTAAACATTTGGGTGAACGTACCAATGGCTACTATATGCAAATGGACACCAAAACAGGGGTATGGACCAATGTACAAGGTGAGCCAGTCGCAACGCCGATAGATCGCGCTACCGCTAATCAAAAAACCTTAGTCATGAAAAATGATCACACCGAAAATTGGTCTGGTATAACTACGGTACATCATGATGAAAAAGGCTACCCACATTTACGTTTCGACCAAGGGCATCATAAAAACCGTCATCAAGGCGGGCCGAAAAGACCAAAATACTATCGCTGGAATGGTGAAAAATGGTTAATAGGCAAGGGCGGTCAGTTGCCTATTTCAAAAGGCGATCACATAGTCCATTCACCTATGCAAATCAGTGCTTTACTAGCCAGTAGAGATAAGGAAAAAAACAGTATTATCGCTTGGCGCCATAGTAACGATGGCGGTAAAACATTTAAGCAAGGTGATGTTCTTTTAGCGCGTAAAAATAACGGCTTTGAAGTCACCTCGATTATTCATAATGCTCACCCAGATGCACTAATGTTAGTGGCAGGCAAAGAAAAAAGTACTCATTTAAGAAAGATGTATTTAGTGGGCGTAAATGGCCCTATACAGCGTGCAAAAGAGCAAGCGCATCACGTTAACGAGTCATTTGCAGCACGCTATAACATTAAGAAAAAATAA
- a CDS encoding L-fucose/L-arabinose isomerase family protein: MKTGLFSIGLDTYWPQFDGLLDNLNGYHNHISEQIKGMGAELVDAGMVDTPEKAQDAAKLFKTEDVEIIFLFISTYALSSTVLPVVQKAKVPIVMLNIQPVAQLDYEKFNAMGDRGKMTGVWLEHCQSCSLPELACVFNRAGVDYHVVSGYMQEDYVWQEINDWVDAAKVAEGMRQNRVGILGHYYNGMLDVYSDLTQQAAAFGNHFEILEMCELFDLRQAVTAKEIAAKINLFHEKFDVSDECEQSELERAAQTSVALDKLIAKHKLGSMAYHYEGTGEYEKIVTSVIAGNTLLTGDNTPIAGECEIKNVQAMKIMDLFGVGGSFSEFYLSDFKDDVVYLGHDGPAHFAIAEGRVGLVPLPVYHGKPGKGLSIQMTVKHGPVTVLSVVTRRDGSVFLQVCEGESVAGPVLHIGNTNSRYKFPMGARAFMNEWSRGGPSHHCAIGVGHIGDKLEKLAAILGIEVRRLS, translated from the coding sequence ATGAAAACAGGTTTATTCTCAATAGGATTAGATACTTACTGGCCGCAGTTTGACGGCTTATTAGATAACTTAAACGGTTATCACAATCACATCAGCGAACAAATAAAAGGTATGGGTGCTGAGCTAGTTGATGCTGGCATGGTGGATACCCCAGAAAAAGCGCAAGATGCCGCTAAATTATTTAAAACTGAAGATGTAGAAATCATCTTCTTGTTTATCTCTACCTATGCTTTGTCATCCACGGTTTTACCTGTGGTGCAAAAAGCTAAAGTGCCAATTGTTATGCTCAATATTCAACCGGTTGCACAATTAGATTATGAAAAATTTAACGCCATGGGCGATCGCGGCAAAATGACAGGCGTGTGGTTAGAGCATTGCCAGTCGTGTTCATTACCCGAACTTGCGTGCGTATTTAACCGCGCAGGGGTTGATTACCATGTTGTGTCTGGCTACATGCAAGAAGACTACGTGTGGCAAGAAATTAACGACTGGGTAGATGCAGCAAAAGTTGCTGAAGGAATGCGCCAAAACCGTGTAGGCATTTTAGGCCATTATTACAATGGCATGCTTGACGTATACAGCGATTTAACTCAACAAGCGGCCGCCTTTGGCAATCATTTTGAAATTTTAGAAATGTGCGAATTATTTGATTTACGCCAAGCCGTAACTGCCAAAGAAATCGCTGCCAAAATTAACCTATTCCATGAAAAATTTGATGTATCAGACGAATGTGAGCAATCAGAGCTTGAGCGCGCGGCACAAACCTCAGTTGCGCTAGACAAATTAATCGCCAAACATAAACTCGGCTCTATGGCGTATCACTACGAAGGTACAGGCGAGTATGAAAAGATCGTGACCTCAGTGATTGCCGGTAACACCTTACTAACAGGCGACAATACGCCGATAGCGGGTGAGTGCGAAATTAAAAACGTACAAGCGATGAAAATTATGGACTTATTTGGCGTAGGTGGCTCGTTTTCAGAGTTCTACTTATCAGACTTTAAAGACGATGTTGTTTACCTAGGTCACGACGGCCCAGCCCACTTCGCAATAGCCGAAGGCCGTGTAGGTTTAGTGCCATTGCCAGTTTATCACGGTAAACCAGGCAAAGGCTTGTCGATTCAAATGACTGTTAAACATGGCCCAGTAACGGTTTTATCAGTGGTCACACGTCGTGATGGCAGTGTGTTTTTGCAAGTGTGTGAAGGGGAATCTGTTGCAGGTCCAGTATTACATATCGGCAATACCAACAGCCGCTACAAATTCCCTATGGGCGCACGCGCCTTTATGAACGAATGGTCACGCGGCGGCCCGTCACATCACTGCGCGATTGGTGTTGGTCATATCGGCGACAAACTTGAAAAGCTTGCGGCGATTTTAGGCATTGAAGTGCGCAGGTTAAGTTAG